The sequence ATGCAATCATTGTCAATACTAAAAACGAGGCGTGACTTCCAACAAATGGCGCAAGTGATAATGATAGTTGTCCTGAAAAAAGTAAATTAGGTAGAAAAATGCCTATTAAAAAAATTGCTACAGACCCTATCAATGCTTTACGAATTGGGAACTCTTGCCAAAAATCTAAACGTTTCTTTAAAAAATTAGTAATGAGATGATAACCTTTTCCAAATAATACACCAAACATAATCAATGGCAATCCTAGCCACAACTCTCTCCATATCCAATTAGATTCGCCCATTTTTGAAACAAAAGAAGGTTGTCCTGTCATTTTCATCAAGAGAAAAAAAGTGGCTAAACCATTGATAATAAATAATAGATAAAAAAACTTTTTTTTCGATTTTTGTCGCTCTTTTACAGCCCTTTTTTCATCATAGGTCAATAAATATTTTTGAGGATTTAACAAATGTGCTACTCGTTTTTGCACAGACAGGCCTTTCAACTCGCTGTAATTAAAGTAATAATAACGCAGCTTATCTGCTTGCCAGACTGAAAAATAAATAACTGCACTTAATAATCCCGCTTCTGGTCCCACACCTGCACCAAAAATCAATACAATAAGCGCAATCCATAAGCTACGGAAAACACTACTGTAATTTAGTGTTTTCGTTTGCTTTAATTCTGTCACTGAATCATGAACTGTATGAGGTAAATTTCCCCATCTCTTTCGATAAAAACCTAGTAGAATACCACCTATTACAGTAATCCCCAGTATATATAACACTCGGAAACGATTGTCAGGTGAAACTAAATTCCAAAGCAATTCAGATCCTATTCCTTCTAATCTTAGAAAGATAAAGGATATAACACTAATAATACTACTTAGTACAATCCCATAAATCAATAAACCAATCTCTTTTGCGTTCAATTTGATAGATCCTTTCAGGTCAGAAAAATTAAAATACTTTTTCACATCTTTCTCTATAACTCTATCACAATTCTAATTACCTGAATACAAAAATGCTACTCATTGTTTTGAATCAGTATGCTGACAAAGAATACCAAAATCTAGATTATATATGTTAAACTATTCTAAAGTCTTGCTTGCAAGAATCAATAGCTATTGCCAAATTTGAAGGAGGTTCTCAAGGTGAAATGTATTTCATGGAATGTCAACGGCTTACGTGCTGTTGTTAAAAAGAATTTTATGGATGTTTTTAACGAATTAGATGCAGATTTTTTCTGCTTACAGGAAACAAAATTGCAAGAAGGTCAAATCGATTTAGAGCTACCTGGGTACCATCAATACTGGAATTACGCTGAGAAAAAAGGCTACTCTGGTACTGCGATTTTTGCTAAAGAAGAAGCGCTAAGCGTTCGATACGGCATGGATCTTGAAGAACATGATCAAGAAGGTCGCTTGATTACATTAGAATATGCTAACTTCTTTATGGTCACTTGTTATACACCCAATTCACAAAATGAATTGAAACGTTTAGACTATCGTATGACTTGGGAAGATGCTTTTCGTTCGTATTTAAATGAATTGAGTAAAGAAAAACCAGTGATTTTATGTGGTGACTTGAATGTAGCCCATCAAAATATTGATTTGAAAAACTGGAAAACCAATCAAAAAAATGCTGGTTTTACACCAGAAGAACGTGAGAAGTTTACAGAATTATTGGATAGTGGCTTTATTGATACTTACCGTTATTTCTATCCTGACCAAGAAGGCGTTTATTCTTGGTGGAGTTATCGCTTTAATGCTCGGAAAAATAATGCTGGATGGAGAATCGATTACTTTGTCGTTTCTGATGGATTGAAAGAAGCTTTGACTAGTGCGAAGATCCACACTGAAATTACTGGTAGCGATCATTGTCCAGTTGAAGTTGATTTAACAATTGCTTAACGAGAGAGTCTTTCTCTCGTTTTTTATTTAGTTTCTGTTAATATTTTTCAATTAGACTTACTTTGCGTCACTCATTTTGTTATACTACATGTATGAATTAATTTTGAACCGAAAGGGATAATGAACATGAATTTTTATTCCATAGACTTTGAAACAGCTAGTTATGCTAAGCATAGTGCCTGTTCTGTCGCACTAGTAAAAGTAGAAAATAATAAAATCGTTGATGAATACTATTCCTTGATTAAACCAGAAACAGATTTTTTCTGGAAAAATATCCAAATCCATGGTATCAAACCGGAAGATGTTGCGGATGCACCGAAGTTTCCTGACGTTTGGAATCAAATCCAAAATTGCTTTAAACCGAATAGTTTAGTGGTCGCTCATAATGCCCCGTTTGATTGTGGAGTTTTAGCTGGTTGTTTAGATTATTATGGTATTGACCAACCGAATTATCTTTCATTGTGCACAGTGAAAACTAGTCGTAAGTTATTTCCAGAATTACCAAATCACAAGTTAAATACGATTTGTGAGAATCTAGATATTCAATTGAATAATCACCACGATGCGTTGGAGGATAGCCGAGCCTGTGCCGAAATTTTGTTGTATCAAGAGAAGCATTTTGGTGTGGAGCCTTTGAAAAAACTTGTCACGATAAAATAGGGCTCTTTGTCAACTAATGTTGGTGAAGAAAATCAAAAAAATTAAATCGATTAGTATGATTCCTAGAGGAACTGTCCTCTAGTTTTTTTTCTTGAAAAAGAATGGTGCCAAAACACAAAGAAATTCTCAATTTGAAATTGTAAAAGTTACGAAACCCGTAAGCATTTCTCTTTAACACTTTAATATGATTATTTAAACATTCTAATGGCCCATTGGAATAAGGCAATTCTAGCACATTTTTAATTTCATTTTGATACTTCTTAAAAGTAGAAATAGTCGTTTGATAGCAGGTAGGAAGATGGTGGAAATTTTCGGTCTAATAGTGCATAAAACCGAGCAAAATTTCTTGTTTGTACGGCATAAAGAAAGTCCTGATAATAGGTCTAGCCACTTTTCAACTCGTTATCATACGTAAGTAATCGATCAACGACTTCTGTTTCAGTTAAATAGGTGCCAAAGGCGTTTTTCAAAATCAAGCTTCAATTGATTTTTTTGAAGAAGTTTCCAGTATTTCTTCAAGTGTCGATATTTTTTTGCTTCTGTATTTCCCTGATGAAGAAACGTATCCATTCTCTGAATACGGTGTTTTAAAAAGGTTCGACCGATGAGTTGGACAATATGAAGACGATCAAGAATAATCTGTGTCGTCGGAAATAACTTTTTGATGAGAGAAAAATAAGGTGCATACATATCACAAACAATATACTTTACCATTTTACGAACAGACAAAGGAAATCTTGAAAAGTAACGCTCTAGAAAAGGTAGTTGCCGGTTTTCAACGACATCACTTAACTGCTTTGTTTGACCGTCCATCATGATGAAACTCATAGAAGCCTCGACTTGCCTAACTGATTTAAATTCATCGAAGCAGAGGTCTTCAGGTAATGTGAGTCGATTAATTTTTTTGGTTCATAAAATCGTTTCAAGACACGATACACAGAGGAAACAGAGACCTTCTTTTGACGCGCAATTTCACTCATAGAGGTGACATTTCTGAGCCGATCGGCAATTGATAGCTTCACTTTAGTTAAAATCGAACACTATTTTCTCAACAAGACTCGTCTTAGCAACGAACGATCGATTGCAGGAGTGACAGAAGAAACGGCTTTTCTTCAAGCGTAAATATGTTTGATATTCAGAAACATCATTCAATAAAATTAGATAAAGGGTAAAGCCCCAACAATAATAGCCGCTTGATATTCCGATTCGCAATGAGGACAAGTGTGAGCTGAATAATCGAGCGTACCTGATAAGACCTGACAGATTCTTCCTTTGATTCGTTCCTTTTTTAAGAAATTTTCATTAAAAATGATGTTTAAGTCTAGAATATCTAAGGTTTCTTTGCTAAGTTTTGTATAGGACATCTTGATTTCCCCATTTGATTAGTTTTCTTCGACTTAATTCTAAAGGATATCAGGTTGTCTTTTCTATTATTTTGCACTAAAAAAGATGCTGGTGATTTCTCACCAACATCAGATTTTTCGAGGTCTTATTATATTCGATTAGATATCTTCATATTTTTTCTATTCATCTAATACATACTAATTTATTTTCTTATGCTCCAATGCGCAATAAAGCAAATAGCTGTTGTCTCAAAATATCGATTAGCGAGCAGACTATATAAACTAAAATAATAATTACAATAGAAGTCACAACTAAATTTACCCCATAATATGATGCTTTAAATGCCGTCAACTCTTTCCATAGAAAATGGCGAATATAATTATTATCATGAATTAGATAAACACCTAATGTTGCGGAACCCAATAAATTTACAAAAGGTATAGAACCGATATTCCAATTTTTAACACCACAAAAAAGCAAGATTGACAAAAGAAGATATAGAGGACTTTCAATGTCCATCATTAAACTTTTAGAAAGTGCATTTTCATTTTGGTGATTGTAAAAAGCAAGTAATGCAATTAAAAAAGCTATAATCATAAAAACAACAGCACTTTTTATAAAATAACTTTTAGCGCTTTTAGCAAATGACTCAGGGTATACCTTTATATAGGCAGCAATAAAATAAATAAACAAAAACCACATACCACTTTCGACCTCACCGTAATTAGCTACTAACAACGATATAACTGGTTTAATTGATAGAAACACAAAAAAAACTATTAAAAGGATTGCATGTTGCTTTCTGTTCATATTTTCCACCAAAATATTTAAGAACGGCGCCAAGCAGTATAATAGCACATAAGAACTAATAAACCAATATTGCTGAAACACAATTGGCAAACTTGCTACGATGCTATTTTTAACGTTCAATATAGAATGGTCTTTTCCAAAAAATGCAAAAATGAAGAAGATGGCAATTGAGTAAAAAAAGACTTGTAACCACAACTGTAATAATTTTTTTGGCTTAAATACCTTATCCACTAAAAAATATCCACTAATCAATAAAAAACAATTTACACCAAATTTCCCAGCCGATCCAATAATATCGAGAAAAATTGGCTTCATACGTAAAGTTTCTCCAAAATCCCATTCGGAATGAACAACATAATGGTGCATTACAATAACAAAGGCGCTTAATATCCGAAAAAACTCAAAATTTGATTTTCTAACATTCATGTATTATATACCTTACTTACCTATTTTTAAATTTTGTATCTTCTTTAACCTATTATACTAGATTTTATAAGTAATTAAAGTACTTTAGCGAAAATTAACTATCAAGTTAGCATTTTAAAATTCTTGACTCAGCTTTCAATAATCAGTTTGACTTAATAAAAATAAATAACCAAAAAAGACATCTGAATTAATTTTCAATACAGATGTCTTTACTCTATTTTTCTAAAATCTCAATGATTTCGTCCATGTTTTTAGAACCAAAAATAATGTCTTTATCATCAATGATCATCGCAGGGACACTCATGATTTTCTTTTCTGTTTTCAACTCTGGGAAAACACCGATATCGATCATTTCCGCTTCAACATTGTGATTGATCGAAGCAATTCTCTGACAAGCTGCTACAACATCTGGGCAGTAATGACAAGTCAATGAAACAAAAATCTGTACTTTCTTTTTAGGTAATTCTTTGATTTTATTGACCACAGGCTCTTCTATTGGCTGTCCAGCACTTCCTACATTATAGACAGCTAAAACAATTGAGTTCACTTCATGCCCGCTTGGAATACCACTAAATTTGATTCCGGTATATTCACCTTGATCATTTAAAATAACAACACTTGGTAATTTATCAATACCATATTTCGCTTCTATATCAGAATCAGCACCTTTTTGAACAGTTTCCAGCAAGATTTTGTCGCTTAATGAGGCAAATTCTGTTAGGAAAGAATTCAATTCAAGTGATTTATCTTCGCTGCTATCCATCACTTGTAATAAAGTTACATTTTTCGTTAATTTACCAAAAATACCACCCAATTGTTCTCTCATTGCATCAGGGAACCATGTATTATTAACACTTGTCGCCTTAGTAGGTTTCTTCTCTGCTTTTGGTTGAGTTTCTTTATTTTCAGCATGTTGCTTCGCTAAACGTTTTTCCATGCGTTCATTGACAATTGGCAAACCAGCTTTTGTTTTTTCTTCTGTGATATATTTTTGTGCATTTGTTGCAGCGATTGCGCCATCTGCAACAGCGGTAACGATTTGACGTAATTCTTTGATACGTAAATCTCCAGCTGCATAAACACCTGGTACATTGGTTTCCATATTTTCATTTGTCGGTACATAGCCGCGGTCTAATTCGACTTTCCCTTCAAAAATCTCTGTACTTGGTTTGTTCCCTGCAAAAACAAACATACCAAACGTGCTGTCTGCTGGTGCTTCATATGTTGTTTCTTCACCAGTTTCATTATTAACAAAAACAGCTTTACGAACAAAGTCATCTCCAGTAATTTCTTTGACTTCTGTATTGTAAATAATTTTGATATCTGGATGTTGTTTAGCTGCTTCTGCTGTTAATTTCGCACAAGTAAAATCAGGCTCACGAATGATCATTGTGACTGATTTACCATAACGAGTTAAATAGACTGCTTCTTCCGCTGCTGCATATCCGCCACCAAGTACAAAAATATCTAATCCTTGGAAAAATTCACCATCACATGTTGAACAATAGGCAATACCGCGTCCTGTAAATTCAACTTCACCTGGGAAACCAATTTTACGTGCTGAAGCGCCTGTTGCGATAATTACAGCATACGCTTGATAGGTTTTAGTCGCGGACTTGACTGTTTTAACTGTTTGGCTTAGATCAACATCGATGATTTCATCTGTTGTAAATTCAACACCAAAATCAAGGGCTTGTAAACGCATGTCTTCCATCAACTCAGGACCAGTTGTTGCTCTAATCGCTGGGTAATTCACGATTTCAGATGTTGTCGTTACTTGTCCGCCAATCTTGTCTTTTTCAATGATCAATGTATCTAACATCGCACGACCTGCATAAATCCCTGCTGATAAAGCAGCCGATCCGCCGCCGATTACGATTAAATCATAAATTTCTTGACTCATGTATGTTCTCCTTTATGTCGATTTCATTATTTTGCTCTATAAATTTTAAGAAAGACTTCCTAGAAAGGAAGTCTTAAGGTCATCTATTTGATCGTTTAGATTTTACCAACTAAGTCTAAACTTGGTGCGATTGTTTCTTCGCCTGGTTTCCAATTTGCTGGACAAACTTTATCGCCATGTTTTGCTACAAATTGAGATGCTTCTAATTTACGAACTAGCTCATCCGCATTACGGCCAATACCCATATCATTGATTTCGTATGATTTGATTTCGCCTTCTGGGCTAACGATAAATGTACCACGGTAAGCTTGACCTAGATCTTCGTTTAAAACACCGAAGAAACGAGCAATTTTACCATTTGGGTCAGCTAACATTGGGTATTTGATTTTACCGATCGTATCTGTCGCATCAGCCCATGCTTTATGAACAAAGTGGCTATCTTCTGATACTGAATATACTTCACAATTCAACTCTTTTAAGTGATCATAATGATCTTGCATGTCCCCTAATTCCGTTGGACAAACAAATGAAAAGTCTGCTGGATAGAAGAAGAAAATACTCCATTTACCTAATACATCTGCTGTTGATACTTTGATAAAATCTCCATCTTGGTAAGCGTCACATTCAAAGTCTAATAGTTTTGTGTTGATTAAATTCATATACATATTCCTCCTAAAATTTAAAAGCGTAACGGGTTGATTTAGTCACAATTGAAAACAGGAAAATATGAATGTGATGCTTTCTATTCTCAATCATATTTTAGCTTTTTTCCATGAAACTAGCCCGTGAAGCTAGGTATTTTTCTACACTCTTAGCGTATCAATTTAAAATTATTATGTCAATAGAATTATTACAGTTTAGTTATTTTATTTTTGCTATTTTCGTCTTTTCTTTGAGAAAATAGCTCTTTCATTCTCAATAAGATGAAAAAACAACGTTTATTGTTTGTCTGATCATATTTACACAATAAAATAAAAATAGAACAAAGGCAAGCACCTCTATCCTATTTCATCTTCACTTTATTCTACCAAAAAAAATCTTTCACTAATTGAACGACTCTCTGATTTTCAACTAACTCACTGTGACTGGTATTTTCTCCTTTAATCAATATTTCTTGATACTCGGCTACCTGATCCTGAAAAATATACCTTCCTGAAAAAACGCTTTGTACAGGAACGGTATTGTCAGATGCAGTATCATTAACTTCTCCAGCAATATTTAACATCTTGATCGTATCAGGGATGTTTTCTAAATTCGTTAAATAGCCTTTTAGCAGATCACTAGTTTCTTTTAGTTGTGTAAAGGAGGTCACAGCGTCATTATATTTTTTTAACGTATCATTATATGGTGTCCCAAGTGTTATCAGTTTGGCTAATTTAGGATCGTCAGATTGCTGAAATTCTTCCAGATAAGAAGTGATCACTAATCCGCCATTGGAATGTCCCAGATAATTGTATGTTTCAAATGAATACTTTTCTTGTATATAACGCAATGCTAATTGATACCATTTACCTTGAACAGATAATGTTTTGTTACTACTGTCTTCAAAAGCAATCACTATCATAGGGTGTTTTGTTGAACTCGTTAGTTTCCCCTTAGATGAAACAGTTCCATCCGTTGCCACAGTAACTTTTAGCACATCCGCTTTTAGAT is a genomic window of Enterococcus haemoperoxidus ATCC BAA-382 containing:
- a CDS encoding chloride channel protein — its product is MNAKEIGLLIYGIVLSSIISVISFIFLRLEGIGSELLWNLVSPDNRFRVLYILGITVIGGILLGFYRKRWGNLPHTVHDSVTELKQTKTLNYSSVFRSLWIALIVLIFGAGVGPEAGLLSAVIYFSVWQADKLRYYYFNYSELKGLSVQKRVAHLLNPQKYLLTYDEKRAVKERQKSKKKFFYLLFIINGLATFFLLMKMTGQPSFVSKMGESNWIWRELWLGLPLIMFGVLFGKGYHLITNFLKKRLDFWQEFPIRKALIGSVAIFLIGIFLPNLLFSGQLSLSLAPFVGSHASFLVLTMIALLKLLFLQICLNTGWIGGDIFPIVFSAIIQGFAVSQLFPQTDRLLIVAIVSTSIAIAIIKAPFPVGLFMILFFPLNLSPIILAVATILFVAKKIIADLTKKKTVDQTF
- a CDS encoding exodeoxyribonuclease III, producing the protein MKCISWNVNGLRAVVKKNFMDVFNELDADFFCLQETKLQEGQIDLELPGYHQYWNYAEKKGYSGTAIFAKEEALSVRYGMDLEEHDQEGRLITLEYANFFMVTCYTPNSQNELKRLDYRMTWEDAFRSYLNELSKEKPVILCGDLNVAHQNIDLKNWKTNQKNAGFTPEEREKFTELLDSGFIDTYRYFYPDQEGVYSWWSYRFNARKNNAGWRIDYFVVSDGLKEALTSAKIHTEITGSDHCPVEVDLTIA
- a CDS encoding 3'-5' exonuclease, whose amino-acid sequence is MNFYSIDFETASYAKHSACSVALVKVENNKIVDEYYSLIKPETDFFWKNIQIHGIKPEDVADAPKFPDVWNQIQNCFKPNSLVVAHNAPFDCGVLAGCLDYYGIDQPNYLSLCTVKTSRKLFPELPNHKLNTICENLDIQLNNHHDALEDSRACAEILLYQEKHFGVEPLKKLVTIK
- a CDS encoding acyltransferase family protein gives rise to the protein MNVRKSNFEFFRILSAFVIVMHHYVVHSEWDFGETLRMKPIFLDIIGSAGKFGVNCFLLISGYFLVDKVFKPKKLLQLWLQVFFYSIAIFFIFAFFGKDHSILNVKNSIVASLPIVFQQYWFISSYVLLYCLAPFLNILVENMNRKQHAILLIVFFVFLSIKPVISLLVANYGEVESGMWFLFIYFIAAYIKVYPESFAKSAKSYFIKSAVVFMIIAFLIALLAFYNHQNENALSKSLMMDIESPLYLLLSILLFCGVKNWNIGSIPFVNLLGSATLGVYLIHDNNYIRHFLWKELTAFKASYYGVNLVVTSIVIIILVYIVCSLIDILRQQLFALLRIGA
- a CDS encoding FAD-dependent oxidoreductase is translated as MSQEIYDLIVIGGGSAALSAGIYAGRAMLDTLIIEKDKIGGQVTTTSEIVNYPAIRATTGPELMEDMRLQALDFGVEFTTDEIIDVDLSQTVKTVKSATKTYQAYAVIIATGASARKIGFPGEVEFTGRGIAYCSTCDGEFFQGLDIFVLGGGYAAAEEAVYLTRYGKSVTMIIREPDFTCAKLTAEAAKQHPDIKIIYNTEVKEITGDDFVRKAVFVNNETGEETTYEAPADSTFGMFVFAGNKPSTEIFEGKVELDRGYVPTNENMETNVPGVYAAGDLRIKELRQIVTAVADGAIAATNAQKYITEEKTKAGLPIVNERMEKRLAKQHAENKETQPKAEKKPTKATSVNNTWFPDAMREQLGGIFGKLTKNVTLLQVMDSSEDKSLELNSFLTEFASLSDKILLETVQKGADSDIEAKYGIDKLPSVVILNDQGEYTGIKFSGIPSGHEVNSIVLAVYNVGSAGQPIEEPVVNKIKELPKKKVQIFVSLTCHYCPDVVAACQRIASINHNVEAEMIDIGVFPELKTEKKIMSVPAMIIDDKDIIFGSKNMDEIIEILEK
- the ahpC gene encoding alkyl hydroperoxide reductase subunit C, which translates into the protein MNLINTKLLDFECDAYQDGDFIKVSTADVLGKWSIFFFYPADFSFVCPTELGDMQDHYDHLKELNCEVYSVSEDSHFVHKAWADATDTIGKIKYPMLADPNGKIARFFGVLNEDLGQAYRGTFIVSPEGEIKSYEINDMGIGRNADELVRKLEASQFVAKHGDKVCPANWKPGEETIAPSLDLVGKI
- a CDS encoding alpha/beta hydrolase, which produces MNNTKNIKRKVPKILLIVGVVLMLFLLLQKGITAFAEKFTPTSEPVAIQIPTIFVPGTNGTVNRFNGLIKTLDLKADVLKVTVATDGTVSSKGKLTSSTKHPMIVIAFEDSSNKTLSVQGKWYQLALRYIQEKYSFETYNYLGHSNGGLVITSYLEEFQQSDDPKLAKLITLGTPYNDTLKKYNDAVTSFTQLKETSDLLKGYLTNLENIPDTIKMLNIAGEVNDTASDNTVPVQSVFSGRYIFQDQVAEYQEILIKGENTSHSELVENQRVVQLVKDFFW